Below is a window of Rattus norvegicus strain BN/NHsdMcwi chromosome 5, GRCr8, whole genome shotgun sequence DNA.
ACAATCAGTTGTCtccttaaagttgtcctctgatctgcaCATCCAAGTAGTGCACGAACCCTCACTTAAACAAAGTACTTAGTACAAGTAAACCAAGACCAGTGATAAATACATCTCCTATAAAGGGCACCGTGCTGACAACTCAGATGCAGGGACATGTGCTGGGGAGAAGCTGAAGGCAGGCACATGGAGGGTCACGGGGCCAGGAGATGGACTGGAGATAGGATTCAGCTATGCGTGACAGGGATGATGAATCCAAGATGAGCCCCAACCCCTGATCAGGCACAAGTGAACGGTTATCTACTGAAACTCAGAGACATAAAGGGAGTTGGAGAACTATTTTAACCTGTGGAGTCTGAGgatcctctgtaaaagcagcaagggttctgaactactgagccacctctctagtcccTTAAGACCCAAGTCTGTTATATTTCACAGACAGCAAGTTTTAAGGGCTTCCCCAGTAATGGAGTCTTCTAGGCAACTGCATGTGGCAGTgcctgcttgcaatcccagcactcaggagtatGCAGAGTTCAGTGTAAGCTTGGGCCACActctaagaccctgtctcaaaagcaaatcaaaacagaGAGACAACTCAGGAATTAAAACTACAGTGTGAATCAGTGGGAGCCCAGTGTGAATCAGTGGGAGCCCAGTGTGAATCAGTGGGACTCCAGTGTGAATCAGTGGGACCCCAGTGTGAATCAGTGGGAGCCCAGTGTGAATCAGTGGGACTCCAGTGTGAATCAGTGGGACTCCAGTGTGAATCAGTGGGAGCCCAGTGTGAATCAGTGGGAGCCCAGTGTGAATCAGTGGGAGCCCAGTGTGAATCAGTGGGAGCCCAGTGTGAATCAGTGGGACTCCAGTGTGAATCAGTGGGAGCCCAGTGTGAATCAGTGGGACTCCAGTGTGAATCAGTGGGACCCCAGTGTGAATCAGTGGGAGCCCAGTGTGAATCAGTGGGAGCCCAGTGTGAATCAGTGGGAGCCCCGTGTGAATCAGTGGGAGCCCAGTGTGAATCAGTGGGAGCCCAGTGTGAATCAGTGGGACTCCAGTGTGAATCAGTGGGAGCCCAGTGTGAATCAGTGGGAGCCCAGTGTGAATCAGTGGGAGCCCAGTGTGAATCAGTGGGACTCCAGTGTGAATCAGTGGGACTCCAGTGTGAATCAGTGGGAGCCCAGTGTGAATCAGTGGGAGCCCAGTGTGAATCAGTGGGAGCCCAGTGTGAATCAGTGGGAGCCCAGTGTGAATCAGTGGGAGCCCCGTGTGAATCAGTGGGACTCCAGTGTGAATCAGTGGGAGCCCAGTGTGAATCAGTGGGACTCCAGTGTGAATCAGTGGGACTCCAGTGTGAATCAGTGGGACTCCAGTGTGAATCAGTGGGACTCCAGTGTGAATCAGTGGGACTCCAGTGTGAATCAGTGGGAGCCCAGTGTGAATCAGTGGGAGCCCAGTGTGAATCAGTGGGAGCCCAGTGTGAATCAGTGGGACTCCAGTGTGAATCAGTGGGAGCCCAGTGTGAATCAGTGGGAGCCCAGTGTGAATCAGTGGGACTCCAGTGTGAATCAGTGGGAGCCCAGTGTGAATCAGTGGGACTCCAGTGTGAATCAGTGGGACTCCAGTGTGAATCAGTGGGACTCCAGTGTGAATCAGTGGGAGCCCAGTGTGAATCAGTGGGAGCCCAGTGTGAATCAGTGGGAGCCCAGTGTGAATCAGTGGGACTCCAGTGTGAATCAGTGGGAGCCCAGGCATTGTTTCAGAAAACTGTGTGAGCACCAGCACTGCTGTCTGCACCATCTCAACTGCCAGTGGCAGCCTGTCCATTTCTAACTGCTGCATCTACGTGTGGCGGGCACATGGTGGAATAGCTCTGTGTCTTCTGCTGTGACTGCACTAATCAGGAAGAACAGAGGTGCGTGCAGTGAACAGGTTTCTATGGAGAAATGGATTGATCTCTGAGCCACCATCATGTTCAGGAATCGAAGGAGGAAGCAGACAGAAAAGTGGTGGAGCAGGTGAAGCTACAGGAAGAGGTCAGAGCAAAGGAGAGACAAGGAGCACAGGGCTGACAGCATAGCGTGTGGCCAGGGGTGGACGAAGCTGAGGCGGAAAACCGGCTTCTGGCGAAAAAGCTGGTTAGTATGCTTAGTGAGGAAGGCCTgagaggccagctggggctaAAAGTCTAGATAGAAGTGCTCAGGAAGGATGAAGGCAGTGAGCGTGCACATTTTTTCTAAGTTTTGCTAAAAAGTCGATTAGAGAGTCAAGATGACAGCTGGCAGGAGAAATGAGAGTCCAaagatgagggttggggatttagctcagtggtagagcgcttacctaggaagcgcaaggccctgggtttggtccccagctccgaaaaaaagaaccaaaaaaagaaaaagaaaaagagaagtccAAAGATGGCTTCTGTTTAAGATTGCGATTACATGCTTGGACATGTATGGACCAAACTAGCTAAACAGGGAACACATATAGGAGGTAAAGGGAGCCAGGAGGAGACATGAAGATCCTCAGTGGCAGAGGGACAGACCCCAGTCCATGAGGACAGATGGCCTCTGTAATAGGATGCAGTCAGAGCATGCATCTGTGGTAGGTACAAGGCAAGACCTCAGATCAATATGGAAGTCTCTCTCAGAAGAAAACCAGGCCGACCATGATCTTTGATTGGGACTAGGagtagagggcacagagaggctGAGGGTACAGGGAGCTTGCAGTGATAACCAAACTCTACCCTAGCAGGGAACACCAATGTGAAGGTAGGGAAGAGTCCAAGactggagagaggcaggcagctcgTCCCAGCATGTGTCTCTTCAGTGGCTGGCCAATCAGCCCAGGCCTGCAGTCACGGGCATCTGCCTGGCCCCGCCTCGCTCGCCACAGCGGAATTAGTGCTTACCTGGCCCTGTGTGTTTAAGGATGAAGTTTTCATCATCGAACTTCTTGCCATAGATGGACTTGCCCCCTGTGCCGTTGTGGTTTGTGAAGTCACCGCCCTGGCACATGAACTGGGGGATGATGCGGTGGAAGCTGCTTCCCTTGAAGCCAAAGCCCTTCTCATGGGTGCACAGGCAACGGAAGTTCTCTGGTGTTGAAACAGGAAaaggtgctggggttaaagacaaTCTAGCTTCCTAACCAAAATTAAGGTAGCTGCCTAGAAAGgcaaaggtggtggtggtggggtatgaaaggcagaaaaataaaacatgaaaccTGTTTTACTTGTTTAGTTTTGCACAGCTCCTCCTGGGTATGCACATGCGATGGTTCCCAGAGCCCTCGTGGATCCCGCATCTTTCCTACCCTCTCTACATTATCTATGACCCATGACAGTACGAATGCTCCTCCATAAACGGTTGTTACATTCTATTATCTCAGATATGTAATGGGAACAATGCACGTATGCTTAGTAGGGATGCAATGCTGCCCTCCAATGTGTTTATTACATCTATTTACTgtgtatatgcacgtgtgtgcaggtgtatataggtcagaggacagctcacagggcatggttctctccttccatcatctGGGCCCTAGGTCTGACCGCGGGTTCTCAGCTCGGCAGCAGGTACTTTAAGCTGCTGAGCCATTTGACTGGCCATACGTACTTCTGCTTTGTGATTGGTTCAATTCACAGATGAGGATCCACGCATAGAGGGCTGATCAGTCTCACTGCATGTTCCTCTAAGCTGTCACGACGCTGACTTACTCAATAACCACATGGCACTCAGGTTAGATGGAACATGTGCATTCTCTCTCTGCTGCATCCCCAAATCACACTCAAGTGTTGGTGaagtgagttttgtttgtttgtttgttttttaaaagaaaaaaaagaatccagggCCAGTAAGAcagctcagcaagtaaaggcacttactgtgcaagcctggtgacctgagtttgaggtcaaagGTCAGGGAAGCTCAGTAAGATTCAGGATGCTCTAAACAGAGGTGAAACTGTCTGTCCTGCAGGGAACATAGGAAGTAAATAACTCAAAAGCATcaagaagtccctgaaactgacggGGTGTAATAGGACCCTCTCTTCCCTGAGCAGGAAGGACCGCCGAGACGCTTTCTGACAACTGGAGCTGCCTGGAAACCACTTCCTAACTTATCAAGTTGCTAACTCTGAGTCAACTTCTGCTCTGTAAGTAACTACCTGCCATGCTCCCGGGGTAACCACAATAAACTCATGCTCACCACCCTCAACTTCATGGTGTTGTTTCTTTGCTACGTCCATCGATTCCCTAACTAGAGTGAGCgaacatttcttcatgtctttcccGGAACTGTAAAAGTTGTCCcctaacctccacatgtgcacacactcataaaGAATAATTTGCTTTTGacacagggcctcactgtgtagctctggctgttctggaactctatgtagaccaggctggcctagaactcaaagagatttgcccgcctctgccttccaaatgcagCACCACACCAGGCCACAATGATTGTTTTAAATAATGGCCgtgtggtgtgtctgtatgtgtattcGCATGAGAAAGTGGGTTCCAGAAGAGAGTACCCAATTCCTTGAAGCTAAAGTTACAGGTACTCATAAGCAGCCTAACCAAAATTAAAGTGACTACCAAGAAAGATGTGGGGGTGTTGAAGGCAGGGAAAAATAATTCCTTTTCTGGAGTGGTAAATCAGAAGATAATACCtaaactgaaaataatttttgcaTAATTAAAAAGGGGGGGTGAGTATAAAGCTATTATCTTTCAATGTGGAAGTTAAAACCAAGACAACCAGCTAAGAAACGAAACTGGCTGCCTCTGAGGTGCTGACAGCAGGGCAGGAATGGGGTTATTGGTCTCTTATTACAGGGGACTAAGGAGTTTTCAAAGCAGATTTTGTGATAAGTACTTAaactaaatgtataaataaaaaaatttacgtTAAAGAATAAGTCAATATTTTAATGAACTAGAAATTAGTATCAGTTGCTTTTGGAACATAGAGCTACATGCAATACTGTTGGGATAATGTGTCTGATACAATCTTTTAAATGATAATCTTACcagttatttaaaaaagaaaaagaaacctctactattaaaaaatactaaaccaggggctggggatttagctcagtggtagagcgcttacctaggaagcgcaaggccctgggttcggtccccagctccgaaaaaaagaaccaaaaaaaaaaaaaaaaactaaaccagCAACTAATGAGTTTTCATAACTGCTCTGACCTCTGTTACTAGATCCTAGGATCTTAGATGCCACAGATTAATTGAGGTCAGAAACAATGCCAAGGCCTAAGAGCTGAGGCGGCGAGGACCTTGGGAGGAGACTGCTCAGCCATCGGCTCACTGCCAGTCTGAGCACAGGTCTGCTTACCTGCTGTCATGGGCACAACGTCAGACCGTAGGAGCATTTGAATTCGGCCTGCTGGCTTGTTCCCAATCTTGATGTCCATGTACACTTGAGGATTTGACCGGGCTTTTTTTGCAGCGGGCTCTCCCTAGATGCAGAAATAAAATGCTAGTTAGAGGACGCCTAATTCCCTAAGTAGGTGCACAAGTAATCTTCCCAACATATCATCACAACATAGTGCCATCAAACAGCCTGAACATGGATGCTGACAGTAAGGTCTTGGACCCTGACAGGGCTGTAGGAGGCAGGAACTATGGTCACAATACCCAACTAGACACCCAGTGACAGGAAACCTCACTCAGCACTGTAAAACAGGACCCCTAGCCATGGCAGATCTCTTCACGATCCCCCTCAGACATGCCTGCTCGCCTCCCTTGTCCTGCAACTCGCTGGGTCAGAATACTCACCCCCTCATCGTCAGTGCCTAGGTTGTCATCTACCTTACTACAGCAGCCCAGTACTGCTTTCTTACATGCCTAATTGTCACTGTCACAGGCCACCCTGGAAGCATGGGAAAGCCCTTCTGATGGCGTCCAAATGCTCAAAGCACAAGAGGCTGAGACTTGCTTGTATTTAAGTAGGGGAGACAAAAGCAGAGGAAAGCCGATAGGGAACAAACATCACATTGGTTTTGGCTCAGCTGAGGCACACCGAGGAATCATGCGATGCTCTAACTACTGCTGTTTCCATTGGGACTAGCAATACCACGGCAGCAACAATGCAGCTCTTGCTGTATTGCTTGGGTCTTGAAGGAAGAGATGAGTTAAGACCTGAAgctactttcttccttcaagttTATGCAGTTAGATATATATTACATTTACTATAtactgtacacatatacatagattTAATGAGCCCTAGCTCATTAAACAGATTACCCAGAAACGGGCAATCAGCACTGGAGTATCCTGTGCAAAAGCAACATTGTGCATGGAAACACAATATTTCACTGAGTGCCGAGTAGGGACTACACGGCAGGGAAGCGGAATGACATTGAAAAGATAGACAAGAGGGACCTGGAAGCCCTTATGCCCTGAGATACATGGCAGGGGAGTGAAAAGCTTGGAGCATGAGGGTGAATGATTGGATCTGTGCTCCAGAAAGATTATTCTACCTTCCTtgggaaaggactggaagatccAAGACTGTAGCCACAAACCACTGAAATCACCCAAACAAAAGGCCAGGTCAGACCCAGATCACATTCGTAACAAGGAAGGCTGTCAAGAAAGCACCCGAGCGTGATGATGCACTGGTTCTACTGCTGTAAAGAAGGGACCAGATGATCCGGGGAACTCCACTGTGAGCGCTACTTTAAGTCCGCATACAGATTCTGGCTTAGATAACTGTGTGGCTAGATAGTAACCAAGATTAAGAgcacaggagagcaggataaggGAGAGCATCCACTCAAGGCAAAATAAACCACAATGAGACTTGCAGCCGGAAACTGAAGTCCAATGTTAGAAACAGAGGCCATCGAAGCTGACAGTACAGCACAGGAGGGCTGCAGACAGCAAGAGTGACGTCATCTGAGAGAGGACAGAAAAGCCACACGCCATTATAAACCTCACAGGGTACACAGAGGAACTGAAGTCCTGCAGCAGTGGTCAGGGAGGTGAGCTGAGAACCAGATGTGCCAGGGCCACACTGCATAGGCAAACCCAGAACACACAGATAAAGGGAAGCAACACTACCTGTCCTGTTACCTCTGCAGGAGTCCAAAATCAAGACAGAGAGCAAGGAGCTAAAGCCCTCAGCATAGGAGGGCTGCCTGGTGGGGTGCGGGGGAGTAGTACAAACACAGCTCCCAAAGCTGCGCCCCTTCACCCCCCGCACCGCCTTCGCTGAGCTCTAAGTGCACCACGTGCCCACCGCACTTTGATAAATGCTCGGTCTGCAAGCCCCCATCACAACCTGAGCACAGAATGCCTTCAGGAGGGAAGCGTCCCTTGCACTCTCACCTCTGGGGCTTCAGCTTTGGGAGGCTCAggtccttcttcttctttattcTCCTCAAGAGTCTTCCCAGAAAACTTCTTCAACCAGTCATCATCTGACCAAACTAGACGGAAAAGACACACAAAAGTTAAGAAATTCATACTATTCCTCAACTGCTGGCAGCTGCTTTGATCATCTTTGTCGTCCTCTAGCCCAGAGAAGTTCCCCTGCAGAATCCTCAAGACCAAGTTCCCACTGAGAATCCCTAGAGGACAGGCTCTTAGCAGCACTAACGGAAAAAGCTACGTCAAAGATATAGCTTCTAGGAATGGAGTACCAAGAAAACTTGGAGGACACCAGACAGGGTTCTCTCAGAAGACGACCAATTACTCTGGCTTTGCCACTGTTCACTCATAATATACACCCTCCACAGTGTAAACCACCCTTTTGTCCTCACTCCTGTCTACCAGAAGCCAGCACTGAACATGCACACAAAGAAGGGCAAACCAGAGGACCTGACAAGGACTCTGAGGTGCCCCACTCACCTGGCCTGGAAGAGCCCTCTTTAATTCTCATTGGCTTGGCCAAATTGACACGAATTGTCCGTCCAAAGAGTTCAGATTCATTCTGGAAAGAGTGTAAATCCAGTCGCTTAAACTGTCAGGTTACAAAACTCTGGCAGCAACCAGGTGGTGGTGACAGGCATCTGTAATCCTTGCACTCAGAGGTTGaagcaggtaaatctctgagttcaagtctagcctggtttagagtttgaggacagccagtgttatacagagaaaccctgcctcaaataaacaaaaaaccaactctGGCAGCTTTTCATTTACTCCTGAGACCTGATTAGTGTTTCCTTTTAATCCTGGATCCCTTAGCAATGAAAACTATGTTCTCACCACCAACATTATCAAGGAAGAAAATTACAAGGTACTTCCTCCCTGGAGCTGCTGCAAACCTTTAATACCACCAAAGATCTGCACTACTAAGGTAATTCTGAGCTCAAGGGACTCAAGCAACAGGGTACGTAGACCCCGAGTTCCCCTTTAAAAGCAAGATGGGCTTTGAAATAGTATACATGGAGACTGGGTAGCAGAGAACAATGAATAAAGAACTTCACCAAGATATCAGCACCAGGAAAGGCCACTTAATGTGAACCTTAAGGCAGCAGTGAAAACTCTGTggcaaaaactaaaaaaaaaaggtcttctATTAGGATGTTATGATGATACCAGAAAAACATGAAAGTGTAAATTTCTTAGTATTTAGAATCAGTTatgtagaaaaaaataagaaaaaaaaatagaatcagtTATGCCAGATTTCTAATGGAAACATGTAACCAGGGATGAATagttttacagattttttttccagccaaGTTCTAGACACAGGATGTGACGCCTCTGAATTTCATCTGACACAACAACGCACAGGTGTCTTAGGTCGCACATCTTTAAGAGCGCCGGCATTTCCAAGGATTCTCCCAGCTGTTTCCTTCCGAGTCAATAGTATGGCCTTTGGTTAACTCTTCCTGAATCTCCCCTCTCTATTGTTAACTAATAATAACTAATAACTAATTaactgataataataataacaactaaTTGTTATCTAATGATCTAACATTGCACGAAACCTTTCCCCTTTGCATATATTTGCTGTTTCAGTGAGCAATTCAGTTGGGACTGTATTTGCCACTTGCCATCACGTAGGGCGGCCAGTGAAAGACAAGCCAGGAGGATGAGCAGGAAGTACCCTAGTAAATGGAGAGGCGCCTGGGCAGGAACTAATTTTACCAGTGATCGGTCCACAATGGCTACTCTTACTTGATGGCAATCTTTACCTTCCCACCCAACCCTGACACCTCAGAGATTCAGAATACCAGTGTCTGAACAAGGACCCTCTGAACCAGCAAAAGGCACCTTCGGTTAGAATGTGGACTCCCAGCCATACCATGTTGTCGATAGCTGCTGCAGCATCCTGCCAAGGAAATATGAGGTGTAAGTTTAGGCTTGTAGTGGAATACTCTTGTGTGTCTAAACGCACACTTGGTAGCAAAATACACAGGAAAAAGTCACCTCTGTACTTCCTGCCTAGGTTGGGTGTGTGACCAACAATACTTCTTGGGCAATTTTTGAGCTCACAGCACCATAATCTTTTTTCTAGCCGAAGGCATAAGAGATAATTACCACCAATGCCAGGCAAGAATGTTCAATGAACAGAGCCGGAAGATCCCTGCAGAGCAACACAGGCAGGGTCTGACGGTGGGTCTGAGCTATTATTGACAGACCATTGTCTAATAAGGAAACCTTGCTTTAAACCGCATTTCTGGACCTTTGAAAGCATTACCCTAGGACCCGGAAcctaaataaatggaaaacagcTTCCTCTATAGCAATAGTtctcaaccctttaatacagttcctcaagcCGTTGTGACCTCAAATCATACAATTATTTAGTTGGTATTTTATAGCTGTAATTCTGCCAccgttatgaaccataatgtaaatatctgatatacaaccCCTGAAGGGGtttcgacccacaggttgagaactgctgctctgtAGGAACCGAAGACTAAACAAAGCACAAAAGTCTCACCTCTGCCAACTCAAACTCCACAAAAGCAAATCCTCGGTGTTTTTCTgcaaaaaaggaaataaacacaaaGGCATAGGTAATTGCCATGTGAGG
It encodes the following:
- the Ppie gene encoding peptidyl-prolyl cis-trans isomerase E isoform 1 (isoform 1 is encoded by transcript variant 1): MATTKRVLYVGGLAEEVDDKVLHAAFIPFGDITDIQIPLDYETEKHRGFAFVEFELAEDAAAAIDNMNESELFGRTIRVNLAKPMRIKEGSSRPVWSDDDWLKKFSGKTLEENKEEEGPEPPKAEAPEGEPAAKKARSNPQVYMDIKIGNKPAGRIQMLLRSDVVPMTAENFRCLCTHEKGFGFKGSSFHRIIPQFMCQGGDFTNHNGTGGKSIYGKKFDDENFILKHTGPGLLSMANSGPNTNGSQFFLTCDKTDWLDGKHVVFGEITDGLDVLRQIEAQGSKDGKPKQKVIIADCGEYM
- the Ppie gene encoding peptidyl-prolyl cis-trans isomerase E isoform X3 — encoded protein: MRIKEGSSRPVWSDDDWLKKFSGKTLEENKEEEGPEPPKAEAPEGEPAAKKARSNPQVYMDIKIGNKPAGRIQMLLRSDVVPMTAENFRCLCTHEKGFGFKGSSFHRIIPQFMCQGGDFTNHNGTGGKSIYGKKFDDENFILKHTGPGLLSMANSGPNTNGSQFFLTCDKTDWLDGKHVVFGEITDGLDVLRQIEAQGSKDGKPKQKVIIADCGEYM
- the Ppie gene encoding peptidyl-prolyl cis-trans isomerase E isoform 2 (isoform 2 is encoded by transcript variant 2); this encodes MNESELFGRTIRVNLAKPMRIKEGSSRPVWSDDDWLKKFSGKTLEENKEEEGPEPPKAEAPEGEPAAKKARSNPQVYMDIKIGNKPAGRIQMLLRSDVVPMTAENFRCLCTHEKGFGFKGSSFHRIIPQFMCQGGDFTNHNGTGGKSIYGKKFDDENFILKHTGPGLLSMANSGPNTNGSQFFLTCDKTDWLDGKHVVFGEITDGLDVLRQIEAQGSKDGKPKQKVIIADCGEYM
- the Ppie gene encoding peptidyl-prolyl cis-trans isomerase E isoform X1, whose protein sequence is MAGSPHSNRRCLLLVQRVLVQTLNESELFGRTIRVNLAKPMRIKEGSSRPVWSDDDWLKKFSGKTLEENKEEEGPEPPKAEAPEGEPAAKKARSNPQVYMDIKIGNKPAGRIQMLLRSDVVPMTAENFRCLCTHEKGFGFKGSSFHRIIPQFMCQGGDFTNHNGTGGKSIYGKKFDDENFILKHTGPGLLSMANSGPNTNGSQFFLTCDKTDWLDGKHVVFGEITDGLDVLRQIEAQGSKDGKPKQKVIIADCGEYM